The following are from one region of the Methanooceanicella nereidis genome:
- a CDS encoding carboxypeptidase-like regulatory domain-containing protein, translated as MSLQFSKFIVFLSLMLLIIPGFIAGQGAAQVVSPDGVQFLGDEDMFAAGGNSYTIEVQVTLGGGPYSINGTRVYFTSSDSSIIAVESGSYSLTDDNGIARLDFVTTDKSGYVNITATAIKSSSGISATKTFRVGGYGTLSGLITDKSYNGVQGAIVAVYNTDGQNKGSLVHVANNPQVSSDSSTGAPGQYRFDKLPLDTYYIEAQKEGKTGYLITTITADNPTVNIRIEDYEATITATPEATPVVSPEPTATAAPTTVPTTTPIVTPTSTPSPSGDTEKQVQGILLVSAIGAAILTIVILVLRKLVKK; from the coding sequence TTGTCTTTGCAGTTCTCGAAGTTCATCGTCTTCTTATCGCTGATGTTGTTAATTATCCCTGGTTTCATCGCCGGTCAGGGTGCGGCACAGGTAGTGTCGCCGGATGGTGTCCAGTTCCTCGGGGATGAGGATATGTTCGCGGCCGGAGGTAATAGCTATACCATAGAAGTCCAGGTTACCCTCGGCGGAGGCCCGTACTCGATAAACGGGACAAGGGTTTACTTCACCTCAAGCGACAGTTCCATAATCGCTGTAGAATCAGGATCATATAGCCTGACCGATGATAACGGCATTGCACGACTTGATTTCGTGACGACGGATAAATCTGGATATGTGAATATCACAGCCACGGCGATAAAGTCGAGCAGCGGGATCTCTGCGACGAAAACTTTCCGTGTCGGAGGGTACGGGACGTTAAGCGGCCTGATCACCGATAAGTCCTATAATGGAGTACAGGGGGCCATTGTGGCCGTATACAATACCGACGGCCAGAATAAGGGGTCGCTGGTCCATGTAGCCAATAACCCGCAGGTATCCTCGGATAGCAGCACCGGGGCTCCTGGACAGTACCGGTTCGATAAATTGCCACTCGATACCTATTATATAGAAGCCCAAAAAGAAGGAAAGACCGGGTATCTGATCACGACGATAACGGCGGATAATCCTACGGTAAATATCCGGATAGAGGATTATGAGGCCACTATCACCGCAACTCCTGAAGCAACTCCTGTTGTGTCGCCGGAGCCGACCGCGACAGCAGCACCTACGACAGTCCCGACCACGACGCCCATAGTGACGCCGACATCGACTCCATCGCCATCAGGCGATACAGAAAAACAGGTGCAGGGAATATTACTCGTATCTGCGATAGGGGCAGCGATCCTGACGATCGTTATACTTGTGTTAAGAAAACTTGTAAAGAAATAA